The Stenotrophomonas indicatrix DNA segment CTGGCGCTGCTGATGCGGCTGGTGCTGCTGGCCGCGCTGGCCTGGATCATGAAACTGACCGAACCGCTGGTCACCCTGTTCGAGCACAGCTTCTCCGGGCGTGATCTGATCCTGCTGGGCGGCGGCCTTTTCCTGCTGTTCAAGGGCACGATGGAACTGCACGAGCGGCTGGAAGGCCGCGAGCATCATGAAAATGGCAAGAAGGTCTACGCCAGCTTCGCGATGGTGGTGGCGCAGATCGTGGTGCTCGATGCGGTGTTCTCGCTGGACTCGGTGATCACCGCTGTCGGCATGGTCGACAACCTCGGCGTGATGTATGCGGCGGTGACCATCGCGATGGCGCTGATGCTGCTGGCCAGCAAGCCGCTGACCCGCTTCGTCAACAAACACCCGACCGTGGTGGTGCTGTGCCTGGGCTTCCTGCTGATGATCGGTTTCAGCCTGGTGGCCGAGGGCCTGGGCTACAAGATTCCGAAGGGCTACCTGTACGCGGCCATCGCGTTCTCGATCCTGGTGGAAACGTTCAACCAGTGGATACGTTTCAACCGCGAGCGCAACGAGCAGCGCCAGCCGTTCCGCCAGCGTACCGCTGATGCAGTGCTGCGCCTGCTGGGTGCGCGCCAGGCCAATGGCCACGATGAAGAACAAGCCGATGAACGCGGCAGTACCGAAGAACGCCTGCAGCCGGCCGAGCACGAGATGATCCGCAGCGTGCTGGGCCTGGCTGACCGCCCGGTGTCCAGCGTAATGACCGTGCGTGCCGACGTGCAGTGGATCGACATGGCGCGCGGTGACGACGACGTGGTCGCACGCCTGGTGGCGTCGCCGCATACGCGCATGCTGGTGAGCGAGGGTGACCTGGACAGCCTGCGTGGCGTGGTGCAAAGCCGCGACCTGCTGGCCGACCTGCTGCAGGGCAGGCCACTGCAACTGGAAGGCAACCTGCGCGAGCCGCAGTACGTGTTGTCCAGCGCCAGTGCGTTGCAGGCCTTGGAACTGATCCGCCGGCACCCGGTGCCGCTGGCAGTGGCGGTGGACGAATACGGCAGCGTGGAAGGCCTGGTGACTGCAAACGACCTGCTGGCGGCCATCGCCGGTGACCTGGCCGATACCCAGGACGAGCGCTATGGCGTGGTCGCGCAGGGCGAGGCCTGCTGGGACGCCGACGGCGCGCTGACCCTGGACGACCTGCAGCGGCTGGCCGGCGTGTCGCTGCCGCGCAGTGCGGACTACATGACCATCTCCGGGCTGGTGCTGGAACAGCTGGGGCGCCTGCCCGACATCGACGACACGCTGGAGGTGGCCGGCATCCGCATCACAGTGCTGACGATGGAAAAGCGCCGCATCACGCGTTTGCGGATGGAACGCTTGCCGGAGGCGTGACGACGGTAGGGCCGAGCCCGTGCTCGGCTCTATCCATTGCCATCTTCTGCCGTCACCATGGCGGGCCTGTTTGCCGTTCTGGATTGTCGTAGTGCTGAGTACGATTGGTTTTCTGATGGGCCTGTATGTGGCCTGGCGCCTGTTCTGGCCACTGCGCCTGCCCGTCTGGTTGAAGGTGGTGCTGTCCGTGCTGCTGGTGGGCATTGCCGTACAGCTGCGCATTGTCGCCAGCTTCTGGGGCACGATGGCCTCGCCGGAAATTCCGAAGATGGCCATCGCCACGTTGGCCACCGGCTCCACTGCGGTGCTGCTGCTGGCCCTGGCGCTGCTGGTGCTGGATGCCGGGCTGGTGGCTGCGCGCCTGGTGCGCGCACCGCGTGCCCTCTCTGCACTGCGCAGCCAAGCGCTACGCCCGTCGGCGGCGGTGCTGGCGCTGCTGCTCAGTGCCTTCGGTGTCAGCCAGGGCATGGCCATACCCAAGCCGCGGCAGATCGAGGTGGCCATTGCCGGCCTGCCGCAGGCCTTCGATGGCTACCGCGTGCTGCAGCTCACCGACATCCATGCCAGCCGCCTGCTCACCGGCGACTGGGTGCGCCAGGTCGTGGCTGAAAGCAATGCACTGTCGCCCGATCTGGTGGTCATCACCGGCGACCTGATCGACGGCACGGTACAGGCGCGCCGCAACGATTACACACCGCTGGCTGACCTGCGTGCGCCGGACGGGGTGATCGCCATCACCGGCAACCACGAGTACTACGCGCAGTACAGCGAATGGATGCAGGCGTTCCGCGCGCTGCACATGCAGGTGCTGGAAAACAGCCACACCCAGGTGCGCCGTGGTGATGCAGCGCTGACCATCGCCGGGGTGACCGACCCGGTGGCCTCGCGCTATGGCTTGCCACTGCCCGACCTGGAGGCCGCGCTGGCCGGTGCCGATCCTGCCGCGCCGGTGATCCTGCTCGACCATCGGCCACGCAATGCGCGCGAAGCGGCTGCACGCGGGGTGAAGCTGCAGCTTTCCGGGCACACCCATGGCGGCCAGATCATCGGCATGGACCAGTTGGTGAAGCGTGCCAACGGCGGCTTCGTTTCCGGCCGCTATGCGGTGGATGGCATGACGCTGTACGTGAGCAACGGCGCCGGCCTGTGGGCCGGGTTCCCGGCGCGCATCGGTGTGCCGTCGGAGATCACGTTGATCACCCTGCGCCGGGCACGGTGACACAGTGGGGTCGGGTCCCTTTGCGAACAGCAAAGGGTTCTGACCCCGTTTGCCACGGAGAGCGAGCATCCACGCATGGCGTGGATCTACTGCTTTCCTTCCGGGGCATCCACGCATGGCGTGGATCTACTGCATCGTCACTGCCGCCGTGACACCCTTCGGCCATGATGGAAAGCACGCAATGACCGCGGGGCGGCAGCGCTCGATGTGGGTGGCCGGCCTGTCCACGGTGGTGGAGTGGTACGACTTCACCCTGTACCTGTACTTCGCCACGGTGCTGTCGCGGGTGTTCTTCGGCGGCGGCCAGGAGGCGATGCTGGTTACCTTGGCCGGCTTCGCGGTGTCCTACCTGATGCGTCCGCTCGGTGCGCTGTGCTTCGGCCACCTGGGCGACCGGCTCGGCCGGCGTTGGATGCTGCTGGCCTCAATGGCGTTGATGGCCGCGGCCATGCTGGCCACCGCGTTGCTGCCGACGGCGGCGACCGCCGGTGCGACTGCTGGTGTGCTGTTGTTGATCCTGCGCTGCGTGATGGCTTTTTCCGTGGGCGGCGAATACACCGGCGTGGTCGCCTATCTGCTGGAAAGCGCGCCGGCGCGACGACGTGGCCTGGTCACCTCGCTGGCCTCGGCGGCCAGCGAAGTGGGTGCGTTGCTGGCAGTAGCGATCTCCGCGCTCACCGTGGCGCTGCTGCCTGCGCCGCAGCTGGACAGCTGGGGCTGGCGGATCCCGTTCTTCTTCGGCGCGGCGCTGGCACTGGTGATCCTGATCGCGCGTTCGGGCATGCACGAATCGCCGGAGTTCGAACGGCAGCGGCGCGAAGGCAGCATTCCGGCCACGCCGCTGCGGCACGTGCTGCGCAACCATCCCGGTGCCGTGGCGCGCACGTTCGCGATTTCCGCACTGGGTTCGATCACCTACTACGTGGGCATCACCTATGTGCCGGCGTTCCTGCACGCGCAGGGACACGATGAAGGTGATGCGCTGTGGCTGTCGACGATTGCGGCGGTGGCGGTGATCGCGATCACCCCGCTGTGTGGCGCGCTGTCCGATCGCTTCGGGCGGCGTCCGCTGCTGCTGGGGCTGACGGTGCTGGCGGCGCTGCTGCCGTTGTCGATGTTCGGCTGGATGGCCTCTGCTGCGCCGTTGGGCATCGTGCTGGCAGCGGTGAGCCTGGCCTGCGTGGCCGGCGGTATCAGTGCGGTGGCGGCACCGGCCACGGCTGAGCAGTTCCCCGGCGAGGGCCGGGTCAGTGGTCTGGCGCTGGGGGTGACCATGGCCACCGCAGTGTTCGGCGGGGCGACGCCGTGGTTGGCGCAATGGTGGGTGGAACGCAGCGGTTGGGCGGCGGCGCCGGGGGCGATGATCGCGCTGGTGGCGGTGCTGGTGCTGCCGGTGCTGTGGACGCTGCCGGAGACCGTGCCGAAGACCCGCCCCGTGTCCCGGGGCGGGCCGTGAGCGCTTAGACCTTCAGGGTCTGCCCAATGTCGGCCAGCACCGCGGCCGCATCCACGCCGATGGCGATGGACTGCAGCACCTGGCCGTCCCACACGCTGGGGCCGAAGCCCATGCCTTCCGGCTTGGGAATGGTCATGCCACGGGCGACGCCGTCGGTGGCCACGCGCACGCTGGCGCGCTCGAACTGGAACAGCTCCGGGCGGGTCAGGGCGATGCAGGCGCAGCAGTCGTGCACGACCATGCCCTTGTGGCCGGCCTGCAGATAGAAGTCGACGTAGTCCTGCGACAGGGCGCGGACCAGTTCGGCATCGGCGCCACCGATGGCGGCCAGTTTGTCCAGGCCGTCACGGTCCATTTCCACGCGGGTGGTCACGTCCAGGCCGATGGCGGTCACCGGCCAATTGGCGGTGAAGACGATGTCAGCCGCTTCGGCATCGCCCCAGATGTTGGCCTCGGCCGCCGGCGTGATGTTGCCGTTGACGTGGAACGCACCGCCCATCAGCACCACGCCACGCACCAGTCCGGCGATGTCCGGGGCCTGCTGCAGGGCCAGCGCCAGGTTGGTCATGCGGCCGACCGCCACCAGGGTCACTTCGCCCGGATGGGCGCGCACCAGGTCGATGATCAGCTGGTGGGCCGGGCGGCTGTCGGCAACCACATCCAGCGTCTCCGGCACCGGGTGGTTGCCCAGGCCGTTGTGACCATGGATGTGCACCGGCCAGGCTTCCGGGGTGGCTTCGGGCTGCAGCGGGCCTTCAGCGCCGCGCGCGATCGGGGCGGTGAAACCCCAGACCTGCTTCAGGTACAGCGCATTGTGTGTGGTGGACGCCACCGAGGCATTGCCGAAGGTGGTGGTGACGCCGATCAGGTCGATCTGCGGATGCTTGTGCAGATACAGCAGCGCCAACGCGTCGTCGACGCCCGGGTCGGTATCGAAAATGACTTTCAGCATGTTGTTGTTCTTCTTCTTCCGTGTGGTGCAGGGGGGCCGGCGGCCCCGAGGGCAGGCCGGCGCGCCCCACATTGTCCCATCTTCATGACAGCCAGGGCGAACCGGCGGCAGTGGTATCGTCTGCGGGCCCGAACCCGTCGCAAGGAGCTGCGCCATGCTGGCTGTGACCCTCGTCCTGATTGCCCTGGTGCTGGGGCTGAACCTGGTGGCCAGCTTCGTGGTGCTGGGGCGCGACGACCTTCCCGTCAGCAGCCGCGCCGGGCAGCTGCTGGTGGTGTGGCTGCTGCCGCTGGTCGGCGCGATCGTGTGCATGGCGATGGCCACCGCCGATGGCTCACCCGCTCGGGGCGATGGCAGTGGCGGGGGGGCCGCCGATTTCTCCGGCGGCTATTCCGGCGACAGCAACAGCCACCACAGCTACAGCCACCACAGCTACAGCAGCTCGGACTGCAGCAGCGGCGACAGCGGTGGCGGGGGTGACGGCGGCAGCTGCGGCGGCGGCGATTGACGTGAGCTTCCTGGTTGCCGGCCAGCGGCCGGCACTACCAGGGACGTGACCTATCGAGGTTGCCGGCCAGCGGCCGGCAACCCCATGAACTCAACTTCCGCCTTCGGTCGGCAACGGCGCGGGCACGTTCAACAATCCGCCGCTCGCCACGTACGCGGCCAAGGCCTGGCCCTGGCTGAGCAGGTGGCGTTCCATCGTGCGCTCGGCGGCCGCGGCATCGCGCTGGCGAAAGCACTCCATCAGTTCGCGGTGTTCGGCCAGCGACTGCGCGGTGCGCCCCGGGGCCAGCAGCTGGCGCCCGCGATGCATCTTCAGGATGCGGTGCAGGTCGTGGGTGATGCGGATCAGCCACGGGTTGCCGGCGTAGTGCTGCACGGTCTCGTGGATGAGGTAGTTGTTGCGGTAGTACTCGGCGATGTTGCCGTCTGCGGCCGCCGTTTCCATCGCCGCGTGCAGATCTTCCAGCTGCTGCACGCCGGCGTCGTCGATGTGCTTGACCGCTTCATGCGCACAGCGGCCTTCCAGCATTGCCATCACCGGGAACAGCTGGTTGAGGTCTTCCAGCGTCAGCCGGGTGACCCGCGCACCGCGGCCCGCATCGATCTGCACCAGGCCTTCGGCAGCGAGCAGCTTCAGCGCTTCACGCAACGGCGTGCGGCTGATGCCCAGTTCCCCGCACAGCGCCGGTTCGTCGATCCATTCGCCCGGGGGCAGGCGGTAGTCGTAGATCCGCTCGCGCACGTGTTCGGCCACCTCTTCATACAGAGGGGCGCGCTTCTTCGGAGTACGCGGAGCGGGAGCGATGGCCATGCGGAAAGTG contains these protein-coding regions:
- a CDS encoding TerC family protein codes for the protein MEWLADPSIWMGLATLVVLEIVLGIDNLVFIAILADKLPPHQRDRARVIGLALALLMRLVLLAALAWIMKLTEPLVTLFEHSFSGRDLILLGGGLFLLFKGTMELHERLEGREHHENGKKVYASFAMVVAQIVVLDAVFSLDSVITAVGMVDNLGVMYAAVTIAMALMLLASKPLTRFVNKHPTVVVLCLGFLLMIGFSLVAEGLGYKIPKGYLYAAIAFSILVETFNQWIRFNRERNEQRQPFRQRTADAVLRLLGARQANGHDEEQADERGSTEERLQPAEHEMIRSVLGLADRPVSSVMTVRADVQWIDMARGDDDVVARLVASPHTRMLVSEGDLDSLRGVVQSRDLLADLLQGRPLQLEGNLREPQYVLSSASALQALELIRRHPVPLAVAVDEYGSVEGLVTANDLLAAIAGDLADTQDERYGVVAQGEACWDADGALTLDDLQRLAGVSLPRSADYMTISGLVLEQLGRLPDIDDTLEVAGIRITVLTMEKRRITRLRMERLPEA
- a CDS encoding metallophosphoesterase, with amino-acid sequence MVVVLSTIGFLMGLYVAWRLFWPLRLPVWLKVVLSVLLVGIAVQLRIVASFWGTMASPEIPKMAIATLATGSTAVLLLALALLVLDAGLVAARLVRAPRALSALRSQALRPSAAVLALLLSAFGVSQGMAIPKPRQIEVAIAGLPQAFDGYRVLQLTDIHASRLLTGDWVRQVVAESNALSPDLVVITGDLIDGTVQARRNDYTPLADLRAPDGVIAITGNHEYYAQYSEWMQAFRALHMQVLENSHTQVRRGDAALTIAGVTDPVASRYGLPLPDLEAALAGADPAAPVILLDHRPRNAREAAARGVKLQLSGHTHGGQIIGMDQLVKRANGGFVSGRYAVDGMTLYVSNGAGLWAGFPARIGVPSEITLITLRRAR
- a CDS encoding MFS transporter, translating into MTAGRQRSMWVAGLSTVVEWYDFTLYLYFATVLSRVFFGGGQEAMLVTLAGFAVSYLMRPLGALCFGHLGDRLGRRWMLLASMALMAAAMLATALLPTAATAGATAGVLLLILRCVMAFSVGGEYTGVVAYLLESAPARRRGLVTSLASAASEVGALLAVAISALTVALLPAPQLDSWGWRIPFFFGAALALVILIARSGMHESPEFERQRREGSIPATPLRHVLRNHPGAVARTFAISALGSITYYVGITYVPAFLHAQGHDEGDALWLSTIAAVAVIAITPLCGALSDRFGRRPLLLGLTVLAALLPLSMFGWMASAAPLGIVLAAVSLACVAGGISAVAAPATAEQFPGEGRVSGLALGVTMATAVFGGATPWLAQWWVERSGWAAAPGAMIALVAVLVLPVLWTLPETVPKTRPVSRGGP
- a CDS encoding nucleoside hydrolase, with protein sequence MLKVIFDTDPGVDDALALLYLHKHPQIDLIGVTTTFGNASVASTTHNALYLKQVWGFTAPIARGAEGPLQPEATPEAWPVHIHGHNGLGNHPVPETLDVVADSRPAHQLIIDLVRAHPGEVTLVAVGRMTNLALALQQAPDIAGLVRGVVLMGGAFHVNGNITPAAEANIWGDAEAADIVFTANWPVTAIGLDVTTRVEMDRDGLDKLAAIGGADAELVRALSQDYVDFYLQAGHKGMVVHDCCACIALTRPELFQFERASVRVATDGVARGMTIPKPEGMGFGPSVWDGQVLQSIAIGVDAAAVLADIGQTLKV
- a CDS encoding GntR family transcriptional regulator; its protein translation is MAIAPAPRTPKKRAPLYEEVAEHVRERIYDYRLPPGEWIDEPALCGELGISRTPLREALKLLAAEGLVQIDAGRGARVTRLTLEDLNQLFPVMAMLEGRCAHEAVKHIDDAGVQQLEDLHAAMETAAADGNIAEYYRNNYLIHETVQHYAGNPWLIRITHDLHRILKMHRGRQLLAPGRTAQSLAEHRELMECFRQRDAAAAERTMERHLLSQGQALAAYVASGGLLNVPAPLPTEGGS